A portion of the Calothrix sp. 336/3 genome contains these proteins:
- a CDS encoding pentapeptide repeat-containing protein, translating to MTEEELLEKYAIGYRDFSHIDFSEANLSGAKLDDANFRHGNFSIANLSGTHFNGADFSYGKLNVARLSGAYLCQAKLNRTSLNVANLIRADLSRTQMRGASLIRAELIRADLSRADLLAANLKGADLREATLRHAILQQANLSEVNLRDSFLTGANLQQANLTNADLSRSDLSSANFREAELRQTNLTHANLSGANLSGANLRWADLSGANLRWADLSGAKLSGANLIGADLSHANLTNASLVHADLTEARLIKAEWVGADLSGATLTGAKLYSTSRFGLKTDNITCEWVDLSPAGDRKIIQNFTSEDARDFFNETPPTIRIIVDRSLDHEAHFAIAGAYYQIAQQYRSLQQPPTMEIGRRRTVLTFRIENDASLFALAYLVILPFRDANSTQKNIQKVLTMINHEDMDILEPKLLQQLNHLVATAQDNAVMIKKLKSTLKITTKIKFFHAPTQIILTNSNAHNLIIHDHPHFGKRFIEESDNKSDKYAESTMEIAKVYMPSRNMIIDFLKGFHYMK from the coding sequence ATGACTGAAGAGGAATTATTAGAAAAATACGCGATTGGCTATCGAGATTTCAGTCACATAGACTTCTCTGAAGCTAATCTCAGTGGGGCAAAACTAGATGATGCGAATTTTCGTCATGGAAATTTTAGTATTGCCAATCTCAGTGGAACACATTTCAATGGTGCGGACTTCAGTTATGGAAAATTAAATGTTGCTCGCTTAAGTGGTGCTTACCTTTGTCAAGCGAAGTTAAATCGTACAAGTTTAAACGTTGCTAACCTAATTCGAGCAGATTTGAGTCGCACACAAATGCGTGGAGCCTCTTTAATTAGAGCTGAATTAATTCGGGCAGATTTAAGTCGGGCAGATTTATTGGCTGCCAATTTAAAAGGTGCAGATTTACGAGAAGCAACCCTACGTCATGCCATACTCCAACAAGCAAATTTATCAGAAGTGAATTTGCGCGATAGTTTCTTAACGGGAGCAAATTTACAACAGGCAAATTTAACTAATGCGGATTTAAGTCGTAGTGATTTAAGTAGTGCTAATTTTCGAGAAGCGGAGTTACGACAAACTAATCTCACCCATGCTAATTTGAGCGGAGCTAATTTAAGTGGTGCGAATCTCCGTTGGGCAGATTTGAGTGGTGCAAATCTCCGTTGGGCAGATTTAAGTGGGGCTAAATTAAGTGGAGCAAATTTAATTGGGGCAGACTTAAGCCATGCGAATTTAACTAATGCGAGTTTAGTGCATGCGGATTTAACGGAAGCAAGATTAATCAAAGCGGAATGGGTGGGAGCGGATTTATCGGGGGCAACCCTGACGGGGGCAAAACTCTACTCAACATCTAGATTTGGCTTAAAAACCGATAATATTACCTGTGAATGGGTGGATTTAAGCCCCGCAGGCGATCGCAAAATTATCCAAAACTTCACCTCGGAAGATGCTCGTGATTTTTTCAATGAAACCCCCCCCACCATTAGGATTATTGTCGATCGCTCCCTTGATCATGAAGCCCACTTCGCGATCGCTGGTGCTTACTACCAAATTGCCCAACAATACCGCTCTCTCCAACAACCCCCAACCATGGAAATTGGGCGACGACGCACTGTTTTAACTTTTCGCATCGAAAATGATGCCAGCTTGTTTGCCCTTGCCTATTTAGTTATCCTACCCTTTAGAGATGCCAATTCCACTCAGAAAAACATTCAGAAAGTTCTGACAATGATTAATCATGAAGATATGGATATTCTAGAACCAAAGCTTTTACAGCAATTAAATCATCTTGTGGCAACCGCTCAAGATAATGCTGTGATGATTAAAAAGTTAAAAAGTACTTTAAAAATAACCACAAAAATTAAATTTTTCCACGCTCCTACCCAAATTATTCTCACTAATTCCAACGCTCATAATCTCATCATTCATGATCACCCACACTTCGGTAAAAGATTTATCGAGGAGAGTGACAATAAATCGGATAAATATGCTGAAAGTACAATGGAAATAGCAAAAGTTTATATGCCTTCACGTAATATGATTATC
- a CDS encoding prephenate/arogenate dehydrogenase has translation MKIGIVGLGLIGGSLGLDLKTYGYEVLGVSRRESTCTKAVAMGCVDTASVDLSLLGKTDVVFICTPLGLIIPTARQLITSLGRNVIITDVGSVKTPIVEGINPLWENFVGGHPMAGTADSGIEAAQRNLFVERPYVITPTATTRPENIQVIEGIVQQLGAKIYYCQPEEHDRAVSLISHLPVMVSAALIASCMAEGESQVLQLAQQLASSGFRDTSRVGGGNPELGVMMAEYNRDALLRSLSEYRHQLDELIALITQENWQGLTTKLNSTHQARPKFVE, from the coding sequence ATGAAAATTGGGATTGTGGGCTTAGGTTTAATTGGTGGTTCCTTAGGTTTAGATTTGAAAACCTACGGATATGAGGTTTTGGGAGTCAGTCGCCGAGAATCGACTTGTACCAAGGCTGTAGCCATGGGTTGTGTGGATACAGCATCGGTGGATTTAAGCCTACTAGGGAAGACAGACGTTGTATTTATTTGCACGCCGTTAGGACTTATTATTCCCACTGCGAGACAATTAATTACTTCTTTAGGCAGGAATGTGATAATTACCGATGTCGGTTCTGTAAAAACACCGATTGTTGAAGGGATTAACCCTTTGTGGGAAAATTTTGTCGGTGGTCATCCCATGGCAGGAACTGCCGATAGTGGGATTGAAGCGGCGCAGCGTAATTTATTTGTTGAGCGTCCCTACGTAATTACACCAACTGCCACAACTCGCCCAGAGAATATCCAGGTAATAGAGGGAATAGTTCAACAGTTGGGTGCAAAAATCTATTATTGTCAGCCAGAAGAACACGATCGCGCTGTGAGTTTAATTTCCCATTTACCTGTGATGGTGAGTGCAGCTTTGATTGCTAGCTGTATGGCAGAGGGTGAAAGTCAGGTACTGCAATTAGCCCAACAGCTCGCTAGCTCTGGTTTTCGTGATACGAGTCGAGTCGGTGGAGGCAATCCAGAATTAGGGGTGATGATGGCAGAGTATAACCGTGATGCGTTGTTGCGATCGCTCTCGGAATATCGTCATCAGCTGGATGAGCTGATCGCACTGATTACCCAGGAAAATTGGCAAGGTTTGACTACTAAGTTAAATAGTACACATCAAGCCCGACCCAAGTTTGTGGAGTAG
- a CDS encoding phosphoketolase: MVATPNRPKTEASINAFGIARATIEGTPLNSEELRKIHAYWRACNYLAVGMIYLRDNPLLREPLKPEHIKKRLLGHWGTSPGLSFVYIHLNRLIKKYDLDMIYLAGPGHGAPGVLAPVYLEGTYSEVYPDKSEDEEGMRKFFQQFSFPGGVGSHCTPETPGSIHEGGELGYSLSHAYGTVFDNPHLISVVMVGDGESETGPLATAWHSNKFINPIRDGAVLPILHLNGYKINNPTILARISHEELENLFRGYGYIPYFVEGSDPETMHQAIAATLEHCILEIKRIQHEARTSGVAKRPRFPMIVLRTPKGWTCPAEIDGHKVEGSWRSHQVPLSGVQNNPEHLGMLVDWMQSYQPDELFDTDGRLIPELKQLAPLGIHRMSANPNANGGLLKRALRMPDFREYAVEVHKPGQIMVGNTQPLGAFLRDIMALNLNNFRVFGPDETTSNKLNAIYEVSKKFWIAEYFTEDGDGGELSPDGRVMEMLSEHTLEGWYEGYLLTGRHGFFSTYEAFVHVIDSMFNQHAKWLEICNHLSWREKIASLNLLITSTVWRQDHNGFTHQDPGFLDLVVNKSPDVVRIYLPPDVNSLLSVADHCLRSENYINVIVSDKQEHLQFMDMETAIKHCTKGIGIWDWASNDQGHEPDIVIACAGDIPTQEALAATALLREEFPDLKIRFINVVDLFKLMPDTEHPHGLSDRDFDSLFTLDQPIIFNFHAYPWLIHRLAYRRHNHHNMHVRGYKEKGNINTPMELAINNNIDRYSIAIDVIDRVSKLKVAGAHAKEKFKNLQIDCRNYAYEHGIDKPEIVNWKWSS, encoded by the coding sequence ATGGTTGCAACACCCAACAGACCAAAGACAGAAGCTTCCATCAATGCATTTGGCATTGCCAGAGCCACCATTGAGGGTACACCTCTAAATTCTGAAGAACTACGGAAAATTCATGCATACTGGCGTGCTTGTAATTATTTAGCAGTGGGGATGATTTATCTGCGAGATAATCCCTTGTTAAGAGAACCACTAAAACCTGAACATATAAAAAAACGTTTACTAGGACATTGGGGTACAAGTCCCGGCTTATCATTTGTATATATTCACCTGAATCGACTGATTAAAAAATACGACCTGGATATGATTTACTTAGCGGGTCCAGGTCATGGTGCGCCCGGTGTTTTAGCTCCGGTATATTTAGAAGGAACCTACTCTGAGGTTTACCCAGATAAAAGTGAAGATGAAGAGGGAATGCGGAAATTTTTCCAGCAGTTTTCCTTTCCCGGTGGGGTGGGTAGCCACTGCACTCCCGAAACTCCAGGTTCGATTCATGAGGGTGGTGAGTTAGGTTACAGCCTATCCCATGCCTATGGTACGGTTTTTGACAATCCCCATCTGATTAGTGTTGTGATGGTTGGCGACGGGGAGTCGGAAACAGGACCTCTAGCCACTGCTTGGCATTCCAACAAGTTTATCAATCCAATTCGGGATGGAGCGGTGTTACCAATTCTCCATCTCAATGGTTACAAAATTAACAACCCGACAATTCTGGCTCGAATTAGTCATGAGGAGCTAGAGAACCTATTTCGCGGTTATGGTTATATACCCTATTTTGTCGAAGGTTCCGACCCAGAAACCATGCACCAGGCGATCGCCGCCACCCTGGAACACTGTATTCTGGAAATCAAAAGAATTCAACATGAGGCGCGTACAAGTGGTGTGGCGAAACGTCCCCGCTTCCCGATGATTGTGCTACGCACTCCTAAGGGTTGGACTTGTCCTGCTGAAATTGACGGACATAAAGTAGAAGGTTCCTGGCGATCGCATCAAGTACCCCTATCAGGAGTGCAAAATAATCCTGAGCATCTGGGAATGTTAGTTGATTGGATGCAAAGTTACCAACCGGATGAGTTATTTGATACAGACGGTCGGTTAATTCCGGAACTCAAGCAGTTAGCTCCCCTTGGTATCCATCGGATGAGCGCTAATCCCAATGCTAATGGTGGTTTACTGAAAAGAGCCTTAAGGATGCCTGATTTTCGGGAATATGCAGTGGAAGTCCACAAACCCGGACAAATTATGGTGGGAAATACCCAGCCCCTGGGTGCATTCCTCCGGGATATCATGGCTCTCAACTTGAATAATTTCCGAGTCTTTGGTCCCGATGAAACCACTTCTAACAAGTTAAATGCAATTTACGAAGTCAGCAAAAAATTCTGGATTGCGGAATACTTTACAGAAGATGGGGATGGTGGGGAATTATCTCCTGACGGTCGAGTTATGGAAATGCTGAGTGAGCATACTCTAGAAGGTTGGTATGAAGGGTATCTCCTCACTGGTAGACATGGTTTCTTCTCTACCTATGAAGCATTTGTCCATGTGATCGATTCCATGTTTAACCAGCACGCTAAATGGTTAGAAATCTGTAATCATCTGTCTTGGCGAGAAAAAATTGCCTCCCTCAACTTGTTGATTACCTCGACTGTGTGGCGACAAGATCATAATGGTTTCACCCACCAAGATCCTGGTTTCTTGGATTTAGTAGTGAATAAGAGTCCCGATGTCGTGCGTATTTATCTGCCACCAGATGTCAATTCCCTATTATCCGTTGCCGATCACTGCTTGCGAAGTGAAAACTATATCAACGTCATTGTCTCAGACAAGCAGGAACATTTACAGTTCATGGATATGGAGACGGCAATTAAACACTGTACCAAAGGTATTGGTATCTGGGATTGGGCAAGCAACGATCAAGGACATGAACCTGATATTGTGATTGCCTGTGCTGGTGATATTCCCACCCAGGAAGCATTAGCTGCTACCGCACTTTTACGAGAGGAGTTTCCAGACTTAAAGATTCGCTTTATCAACGTGGTGGACTTGTTCAAGTTAATGCCAGATACAGAACATCCCCACGGTTTGAGCGATCGCGACTTTGATAGTCTGTTTACCCTTGATCAACCAATCATCTTTAACTTCCATGCTTATCCTTGGCTAATTCATCGTCTTGCCTATCGTCGTCATAATCATCACAATATGCACGTACGTGGCTATAAGGAGAAGGGAAATATTAATACGCCCATGGAGTTGGCAATTAACAATAACATTGACCGCTACAGTATTGCCATTGATGTGATTGACCGCGTATCTAAATTAAAAGTTGCAGGCGCTCATGCCAAGGAGAAGTTCAAAAACTTACAAATTGATTGTCGTAATTACGCCTATGAACATGGTATTGATAAGCCGGAAATCGTCAATTGGAAATGGTCTAGTTAA
- a CDS encoding tetratricopeptide repeat protein, producing MDSLFVNSLLEDLRNPDENVREQATRKLWRLWFQQKGIYGLEMIERSQKLLDAGESVEAEAILTELIHNQPDFAEAWNRRAFLYYTSSQYQKSLNDCEEVLKLNPVHFGALHGMGLCYLATGDYSQAIRCFQRALEIQPYSLINQRLILECTLRIS from the coding sequence ATGGATTCTTTGTTTGTCAATTCCTTACTGGAAGATTTGAGAAACCCCGACGAGAATGTACGGGAACAGGCAACGAGAAAACTATGGCGTTTGTGGTTCCAACAAAAAGGTATTTATGGGCTAGAGATGATTGAACGTAGCCAAAAATTACTAGACGCAGGAGAATCAGTAGAAGCGGAAGCAATACTAACTGAATTAATTCATAATCAGCCGGATTTTGCTGAGGCTTGGAACCGCCGTGCTTTTCTTTACTACACTAGCAGTCAGTACCAAAAATCTTTAAATGATTGCGAAGAAGTCTTAAAGTTAAATCCTGTCCATTTTGGTGCTTTACATGGCATGGGATTATGTTATTTAGCTACTGGTGATTACAGTCAAGCTATTAGATGTTTTCAACGCGCTTTAGAAATTCAACCCTATTCTTTAATCAATCAACGTCTAATTCTAGAATGTACTCTCCGCATAAGTTAG
- the chlP gene encoding geranylgeranyl reductase: MTLRVAVVGSGPAGSCAAETLAKAGIETYLFERKLDNAKPCGGAIPLCMVDEFDLPPDIIDRRVRKMKMISPSNREVDINLINEDEYIGMCRREVLDSYLRNRAAKLGAHLINATVHKLDIPGNNKDPYTIHYVDHTEGGAQGIAKSLKVDLIIGADGANSRIAKEMDAGDYNYAIAFQERIRIPEEKMAYYEDLAEMYVGDDVSTDFYAWVFPKYDHVAVGTGTMHVNKASIKQLQAGIRARAAKKLEGGKIIKVEAHPIPEHPRPRRVVGRIALVGDAAGYVTKSSGEGIYFAAKSGRMCAETIVEVSNGGATIPTEADLKIYIKRWDKKYGLTYKVLDILQTVFYRSDATREAFVEMCGDLDVQRLTFDSYLYKTVVPANPITQLKITAKTIASLLRGNALAP; the protein is encoded by the coding sequence TTGACACTACGGGTTGCTGTTGTTGGCTCAGGTCCAGCTGGTTCATGTGCTGCCGAAACTCTGGCAAAAGCTGGCATTGAAACATATCTCTTTGAGCGGAAACTGGACAATGCGAAACCATGTGGCGGGGCGATTCCCTTATGCATGGTAGATGAGTTTGACTTACCACCAGATATTATTGACCGCCGTGTGCGAAAAATGAAGATGATTTCCCCTTCTAATCGGGAAGTGGATATCAATCTGATAAATGAAGACGAATATATTGGAATGTGCCGTCGTGAGGTTCTTGATAGTTACCTACGGAACCGTGCGGCAAAATTAGGCGCTCATTTAATTAATGCCACAGTTCATAAATTAGATATTCCCGGCAATAATAAAGACCCATACACTATCCATTATGTAGACCATACAGAAGGTGGCGCTCAGGGTATTGCCAAAAGTCTCAAGGTTGACTTGATTATTGGGGCAGATGGTGCCAATTCTCGCATTGCTAAGGAAATGGATGCAGGGGATTATAACTATGCGATCGCCTTCCAAGAGCGTATCCGCATCCCCGAAGAGAAAATGGCTTACTACGAAGATTTGGCGGAAATGTACGTGGGAGACGACGTTTCTACAGACTTCTACGCTTGGGTATTCCCCAAATACGATCACGTAGCTGTGGGAACTGGTACTATGCACGTTAACAAAGCCAGCATTAAACAACTACAAGCTGGAATTCGTGCCCGTGCTGCTAAGAAACTCGAAGGTGGTAAAATCATCAAGGTAGAAGCTCACCCGATTCCTGAGCATCCCCGTCCCCGTCGAGTGGTAGGAAGAATTGCCTTGGTTGGTGATGCTGCGGGCTATGTCACCAAGTCTTCCGGTGAGGGTATTTATTTTGCGGCGAAATCTGGCAGAATGTGTGCCGAAACCATTGTGGAAGTCTCCAATGGTGGTGCGACTATTCCCACAGAAGCCGATTTGAAAATTTACATTAAGCGTTGGGATAAGAAGTACGGCTTGACTTACAAAGTTTTGGATATTCTCCAAACTGTATTCTACCGTTCCGATGCCACCCGCGAAGCCTTTGTGGAAATGTGTGGTGATTTAGATGTACAACGTCTCACCTTTGACAGCTATCTCTATAAAACTGTCGTTCCTGCTAACCCCATTACACAACTGAAAATTACTGCCAAGACTATTGCTAGTTTGTTGCGTGGTAATGCTTTAGCACCCTAG
- a CDS encoding DUF1611 domain-containing protein encodes MRLPLNQKIAILLHEGIKTSRGKTGLSVLRYSESQIVAVIDRESVGQSLQDITGIKRDVPIVDSVTNSLKYQPQVLVIGIAPKGGAIPDDYWHELKDAVSAGMSIVNGLHTPLANMPELKALLKPGQIIWDVRKEPGNIGGVATAIARTLPCRRVLTVGTDMAVGKMSTSLELHWASKLKGRRSKFLATGQTGLLLAGDGIPLDAIRVDFAAAAVEQMVMRYGKTHDILHIEGQGSLLNPSSTATLPLIRGSQPTQMILVHRAGQTEVIEGVKIPPLKEVVQLYETVATAAGAFAPVPVVGIALNTSALDETAAKQAIALVETETGLPCTDVVRFGAEILLDAVMSN; translated from the coding sequence GTGCGCTTGCCACTGAATCAGAAAATAGCGATTCTTCTCCATGAAGGAATTAAAACATCTCGCGGTAAAACTGGATTATCGGTTTTACGTTACAGCGAATCGCAAATAGTCGCCGTCATTGACCGGGAATCCGTGGGACAATCTTTACAAGATATAACAGGTATTAAACGAGATGTACCCATCGTTGATTCGGTGACTAACTCCTTGAAATATCAACCCCAGGTATTGGTAATTGGTATTGCTCCCAAAGGAGGTGCCATTCCCGATGACTATTGGCATGAATTAAAAGATGCAGTATCCGCCGGAATGTCCATTGTCAACGGTTTACATACACCCCTAGCCAATATGCCAGAGTTGAAAGCATTGCTCAAACCAGGGCAGATTATTTGGGATGTGCGTAAAGAGCCAGGAAATATTGGTGGTGTGGCAACAGCGATCGCCCGTACTCTTCCCTGTCGTCGTGTATTGACGGTTGGTACAGATATGGCAGTCGGCAAGATGTCTACCAGTTTAGAGCTACACTGGGCATCAAAGTTAAAAGGTAGACGCTCTAAATTCCTGGCAACGGGACAAACAGGCTTACTATTAGCAGGGGATGGTATACCCTTAGATGCCATTCGCGTTGATTTTGCCGCAGCAGCTGTGGAACAGATGGTAATGCGCTACGGTAAAACCCACGATATTTTACATATTGAGGGGCAAGGTTCCCTACTGAATCCTAGTTCTACCGCCACGTTACCATTGATACGTGGTTCCCAACCCACCCAGATGATTCTCGTTCATCGTGCAGGGCAAACAGAAGTCATCGAAGGCGTGAAAATACCACCCCTCAAGGAAGTTGTGCAGCTCTATGAAACCGTGGCAACAGCCGCCGGAGCCTTTGCTCCCGTACCTGTAGTCGGTATCGCTTTAAACACCAGCGCCCTAGATGAGACAGCAGCTAAACAGGCGATCGCCCTGGTAGAAACAGAAACTGGATTGCCTTGCACAGATGTGGTACGCTTCGGGGCAGAAATTTTGTTAGATGCAGTTATGAGTAATTGA
- a CDS encoding dipeptide epimerase: MQIHVEIFTVNKRFPLTISRGTTAQTNNIWVRISHAGIEGWGEACPFSIGSHQQSTELIQDALLGIAPDLAKFQPWQRQEIEQLLWEKNIPSGAIAALDMALYDWLGKQVGLPLWKIWGLNLAAIAPTSVTIGIGSPEAAQTRTQDWLEFTDVQVLKVKLGNPEGILADKKMLEAVRESAPELELYVDANGGWSLSDAVEMCKWLAEIGIKYVEQPLAKGKEADLLTLKQHSPLPIFADESCFTSRDIPRLVNYVDGINIKLMKSGGLTEAYRMVHTAKAMGLQVMFGCYSDSTLSNTAAAHLAPLADYLDLDSHLNLRDDPFSGASWQSGKVIPTDLPGLGVNI; the protein is encoded by the coding sequence ATGCAGATTCATGTGGAAATTTTTACTGTCAATAAACGCTTTCCGTTGACGATTAGTCGGGGAACAACAGCGCAAACTAATAATATTTGGGTAAGGATTTCCCATGCAGGGATTGAAGGTTGGGGAGAAGCTTGTCCTTTTAGTATTGGTAGTCATCAACAGTCAACAGAATTAATTCAGGATGCATTACTGGGAATTGCTCCAGATTTAGCAAAATTCCAACCGTGGCAACGTCAGGAAATTGAACAATTACTATGGGAAAAAAATATTCCTTCCGGAGCGATCGCCGCCCTAGATATGGCGTTATATGATTGGTTAGGTAAGCAGGTGGGATTGCCCCTGTGGAAAATCTGGGGACTTAATTTAGCCGCGATCGCCCCCACATCGGTGACAATTGGTATCGGTTCCCCGGAAGCAGCCCAAACTAGAACCCAGGATTGGCTAGAATTTACCGATGTTCAGGTTTTAAAAGTCAAACTCGGTAATCCTGAAGGGATTCTAGCTGACAAAAAAATGTTAGAAGCAGTACGGGAGTCAGCTCCAGAATTAGAGTTATACGTAGATGCTAACGGGGGTTGGAGTCTTTCAGATGCAGTGGAAATGTGTAAATGGTTGGCAGAAATTGGGATTAAGTACGTAGAGCAACCCCTCGCAAAGGGCAAAGAAGCGGATTTACTTACCCTCAAACAACATTCCCCCCTACCGATTTTCGCCGACGAAAGCTGTTTTACCAGCAGAGATATTCCGCGATTGGTAAACTATGTAGATGGTATCAATATCAAATTGATGAAATCGGGAGGATTGACAGAAGCATACCGTATGGTACATACCGCCAAAGCCATGGGTTTACAAGTCATGTTCGGCTGTTATTCCGACAGTACCCTGTCAAATACCGCAGCTGCACACCTTGCACCCCTAGCAGATTATTTAGATTTAGATAGTCATCTGAATTTGCGAGATGATCCATTTAGCGGTGCATCTTGGCAATCGGGAAAAGTGATACCGACAGATTTACCAGGTTTGGGAGTAAATATATAG